From a single Notolabrus celidotus isolate fNotCel1 chromosome 7, fNotCel1.pri, whole genome shotgun sequence genomic region:
- the baiap2l2b gene encoding brain-specific angiogenesis inhibitor 1-associated protein 2-like protein 2 — protein sequence MSGATSDQLHRSTLTVYANLMEQFNPGLQKLVALGSSYIKAFQALAVCSEAYFSAVAKMGDQALHTLSSRSLGDVLIQISETQRRLTAEMEGVFRWFQVEVLQAMDKNVKLDEEYIDGSRRVYELEVRNQAESLEKQLRRGAYRDSLENSEYMLYLRQSQQEILKEEERRYRFLAEKHCGLTQSLLFLINKTGASLQQKADGWKERVNDTRGSRPRTPTHLDQEVQLRGSVSSLLQTVARDEDMSWARREQQALGRVPSRAPSPIPSRSRSSSVGESLGLGGGRAMRALVAHPSSSNPKLLPFNRGETITVLVQEPRNGWLYGRTDSSLRQGWFPAAYVAPIEDFSSNLLTSGGSIRSHSMNNLVDTDQSESKSYGDVPPPATPNRRASVDVRTSIDVRAISPLPEKKLELSLEAKSGQTKTYSEHPPPPPPPPPPPPPSQNIRRSSVDFRPISPLPERKGESSDVQTLSPPGQPENPLFPRGTNPFATVKLRPTTTNDRSSPRVL from the exons CTTTAGCTGTTTGCAGTGAGGCCTACTTCAGTGCTGTGGCAAAAATGGGTGATCAGGCTCTTCACACACTTTCATCTCGCTCTcttg GGGATGTCCTGATCCAGATATCAGAAACACAGCGGAGACTCAcggcagagatggagggagtg TTTCGATGGTTCCAGGTCGAGGTGCTGCAGGCCATGGACAAGAATGTCAAGTTGGATGAGGAGTACATTGAT GGGAGTCGCAGAGTGTACGAGCTGGAGGTGAGGAACCAGGCAGAGTCTTTGGAGAAACAGCTCAGACGAGGAGCCTACAGGGATTCTCTG gAGAACAGTGAATACATGTTGTACCTGAGACAGAGCCAGCAGGAGATCctcaaggaggaggagagaaggtaTCGCTTCCTTGCAGAGAAACACTGTGGTCTTACTCAGTCACTTCTCTTCCTTATAAACAAG ACTGGTGCGTCTCTCCAGCAAAAGGCCGATGgatggaaggagagagtgaaCGACACCCGGGGGTCTAGACCTCGAACTCCCACCCACTTGGACCAAGAGGTACAG CTGAGGGGTTCAGTGAGCTCCCTGCTACAGACTGTGGCCAGGGATGAAGATATGTCCTGGGCCAGGAGGGAGCAGCAGGCGCTGGGCAGAGTGCCCTCTAGAG cACCATCTCCCATCCCAAGCCGCTCTCGCTCCAGCTCCGTTGGGGAATCTTTGGGTCTGGGTGGAGGCAGAGCTATGAGGGCCCTGGTGGCTCACCCCTCCTCATCCAACCCAAAGCTTCTACCTTTCAACAGAGGGGAGACGATCACCGTACTGGTCCAGGAGCCACGCAACGGCTGGCTGTACGGACGCACAGACAGCAGCCTGCG TCAGGGCTGGTTCCCGGCTGCTTATGTGGCCCCTATCGAAGACTTCTCCAGCAATTTATTGACAAG TGGTGGATCTATAAGAAGCCACAGTATGAACAACCTGGTGgacactgaccaatcagagagcaagAGCTACGGAGATGTCCCACCTCCAGCCACACCCAACCGCAGAGCGTCCGTAGACGTCCGGACATCCATAGATGTCCGGGCGatctctcctctccctgagAAGAAGCTGGAGCTTTCCTTGGAGGCAAAGTCAGGTCAGACAAAAACCTACAGTGAACACCCGCCTCCGCCTCCTCCACCGCCGCCTCCTCCACCTCCGAGCCAGAATATAAGAAGGAGCTCTGTGGATTTTAGACCAATCTCACCCCTTCCAGAAAGGAAGGGTGAGTCATCTGATGTCCAG ACACTATCACCCCCCGGGCAACCTGAAAACCCACTGTTCCCCAG AGGCACAAACCCTTTCGCCACTGTGAAGCTGCGTCCCACCACGACCAATGACAGATCTTCTCCTCGGGTCCTCTGA
- the LOC117815759 gene encoding parvalbumin-7-like has protein sequence MRNRAEPSNRKPEFPKRSRGWCFTSEPVKLRQGRAGKLTMTDLLKPEDIKKSLEFFAGETFDPKKFFDLVGMTAMSAESVKQVFMVLDVDGSGFIEEEELKYVLQGFSKEGRELTDAETKAFLIAADKDGDGKIGIDEFETLVHE, from the exons ATGCGTAACCGTGCGGAACCAAGCAACAGGAAGCCAGAGTTCCCCAAAAGGTCCAGAGGATGGTGCTTTACATCTGAACCAGTGAAGTTACGACAAGGGCGGG ctggcaAACTGACGATGACAGATCTGTTGAAGCCAGAGGACATCAAGAAATCTCTTGAATTCTTTGCAG gagaaacATTTGACCCTAAAAAGTTCTTTGATTTGGTGGGGATGACGGCGATGTCAGCTGAAAGCGTCAAGCAGGTCTTCATGGTTCTGGATGTGGACGGTAGTGGCTtcatagaggaggaggagctcaa GTATGTACTGCAGGGCTTTTCAAAGGAGGGCAGAGAACTGACTGACGCTGAGACGAAAGCATTCCTCATAGCcgcagacaaagatggagacgGCAAGATCGGCATTGATG AGTTTGAGACCTTGGTGCATGAGTAG